A window from Eubalaena glacialis isolate mEubGla1 chromosome 1, mEubGla1.1.hap2.+ XY, whole genome shotgun sequence encodes these proteins:
- the FRAT1 gene encoding proto-oncogene FRAT1 — MPCRREEEEEAGEEEEEEEDSFLLLEQSVTLGGSGEVDRLVAQIGETLQLDAAQDSPASPCAPPGPPLQPPRPPAVVRADKARAPALPLLLPPASAETGGPAPPGALRCALGDRGRVRGRAAPYFVAELAAGPSALAPSPPQPSLDGPSAADKRGAPQPLSGPCRRGWLRDAAASRRLQQRRGLQPQARTGDDDPHRLLQQLVISGNLIKEAVRRLHSRRLQLHAKLPRRQLLGPLSAPVHEPPLPRSPRAACSDPGSSGRRAQLRTGDGVLVPGS, encoded by the coding sequence ATGCCGTGccggagggaggaggaagaggaagccggcgaggaagaggaggaggaggaggacagctTCCTCCTGCTGGAACAGTCGGTGACTCTGGGCGGCTCGGGCGAGGTGGACCGGCTGGTGGCCCAGATCGGCGAGACGCTGCAGCTGGACGCGGCGCAGGACAGCCCTGCCTCCCCGTGCGCGCCCCCGGGGCCGCCACTGCAGCCCCCGCGACCCCCGGCGGTGGTGCGGGCGGACAAGGCCCGAGCCCCGGCGCTGCCGCTGCTTCTGCCGCCCGCCTCGGCCGAGACTGGGGGTCCGGCGCCCCCGGGGGCCCTGCGCTGCGCCCTCGGGGACCGCGGCCGGGTGCGGGGCCGAGCTGCGCCCTACTTTGTGGCCGAGCTCGCCGCAGGCCCCAGCGCGCTGGCCCCATCGCCCCCTCAGCCCAGCCTTGATGGGCCTTCGGCAGCTGACAAGCGAGGCGCCCCGCAGCCGCTGTCGGGTCCTTGCCGGCGAGGATGGCTGCGGGACGCCGCCGCCTCCCGCCGCCTGCAGCAGCGACGCGGGCTACAGCCTCAAGCCCGCACCGGCGACGACGACCCGCACCGGCTTCTGCAGCAGCTCGTGATCTCGGGGAATCTCATCAAGGAGGCCGTGCGGAGGCTTCATTCGCGACGGCTGCAGTTACACGCAAAACTTCCCCGACGCCAGCTCCTGGGCCCTCTGTCGGCCCCAGTGCACGAACCCCCTTTGCCCCGCAGCCCTCGCGCGGCCTGCAGCGACCCTGGCTCGTCTGGGAGGAGGGCGCAGCTCAGAACTGGCGACGGCGTTCTAGTCCCCGGCAGCTAA
- the FRAT2 gene encoding GSK-3-binding protein FRAT2: MPCRREEEEEAGEEEEEEEEDSFLLLEQSVTLGGSGEVDRLVAQIGETLQLDAAQDRPASPCAPPGPPLQPPRPPAVVRADKARAPALPLLLPPASAETGGPAPPGALRCALGDRGRVRGRAAPYFVAELAASPSALPGPCRRGWLRGAVASRRLQQRRWPPAGARANDDDPHRLLQQLVLSGNLIKEAVRRLQRAVAAVAATGPAAPPGPGGSRSRPDPVALQPSGALH, encoded by the coding sequence ATGCCGTGccggagggaggaggaagaggaagccggcgaggaagaggaggaggaggaggaggacagctTCCTCCTGCTGGAACAGTCGGTGACTCTGGGCGGCTCGGGCGAGGTGGACCGGCTGGTGGCCCAGATCGGCGAGACGCTGCAGCTGGACGCGGCGCAGGACCGCCCTGCCTCCCCGTGCGCGCCCCCGGGGCCGCCACTGCAGCCCCCGCGACCCCCGGCGGTGGTGCGGGCGGACAAGGCCCGAGCCCCGGCTCTGCCGCTGCTTCTGCCGCCCGCCTCGGCCGAGACTGGGGGTCCGGCGCCCCCGGGGGCCCTGCGCTGCGCCCTCGGGGACCGCGGCCGGGTGCGGGGCCGGGCTGCGCCCTACTTTGTGGCAGAGCTCGCCGCAAGCCCCAGCGCGCTGCCCGGGCCGTGCCGGCGAGGATGGCTGCGGGGCGCTGTCGCCTCCCGCCGCCTGCAACAGCGACGATGGCCCCCAGCCGGGGCGCGCGCCAACGACGACGACCCGCACAGGCTCCTGCAGCAGCTGGTGCTCTCGGGGAACCTCATCAAGGAGGCCGTGCGGAGGCTCCAGCGAGCCGTCGCCGCGGTAGCAGCCACGGGCCCCGCGGCACCCCCCGGACCCGGGGGCAGCCGCAGCCGACCGGACCCTGTCGCCCTTCAGCCCTCCGGCGCCTTGCACTGA